From the Hevea brasiliensis isolate MT/VB/25A 57/8 chromosome 15, ASM3005281v1, whole genome shotgun sequence genome, one window contains:
- the LOC110632195 gene encoding chaperonin CPN60-2, mitochondrial has translation MYRFASSIASRARIARNSTHQIGSRLSWSRNYAAKDIKFGVEARALMLKGVEALADAVQVTMGPKGRNVVIEQSFGAPKVTKDGVTVAKSIEFKDKVKNVGASLVKQVANATNDVAGDGTTCATVLTRAIFAEGCKSVAAGMNAMDLRRGISMAVDAVVTNLKSRARMISTSEEIAQVGTISANGEREIGELIAKAMEKVGKEGVITIQDGKTLYNELEVVEGMKLDRGYISPYFITNQKNQKCELDDPLILIHEKKISSINAVVKVLELALKRQRPLLIVSEDVESEALATLILNKLRAGIKVCAIKAPGFGENRKSGLQDLAVLTGGQVITEELGLNLDKVDIDMLGSCKKVTVSKDDTVILDGAGDKKAIEERCEQIRSAIELSTSDYDKEKLQERLAKLSGGVAVLKIGGASEAEVGEKKDRVTDALNATKAAVEEGIVAGGGVALLYASKELDKLQTANFDQKIGVQIIQNALKTPVHTIASNAGVEGAVIVGKLLEQENHDLGYDAAKGEYVDMVKAGIIDPLKVIRTALVDAASVSSLMTTTEAVVSELPKDEKDVPAMAPGMGMDY, from the exons ATGTATCGTTTCGCCTCTAGCATCGCATCTAGAGCTCG aatCGCTAGGAACAGCACTCATCAG ATTGGAAGTAGACTGAGTTGGAGTAGAAACTATGCGGCCAAAGACATCAAATTTGGTGTGGAAGCCCGTGCTTTAATGCTTAAGGGTGTCGAAGCGCTTGCTGATGCTGTGCAAGTTACCATGGGTCCTAAG GGGCGCAATGTGGTAATAGAACAAAGTTTTGGTGCCCCCAAAGTGACAAAGGATGGCGTGACTGTTGCAAAGAGCATTGAATTCAAGGACAAAGTCAAGAATGTTGGTGCTAGCCTTGTGAAGCAGGTTGCAAATGCCACCAATGATGTTGCAGGAGATG GGACTACTTGTGCCACTGTTCTTACTCGAGCAATATTCGCGGAAGGATGCAAGTCAGTTGCAGCAGGGATGAATGCAATGGACCTAAGACGGGGCATCAGCATGGCTGTTGATGCTGTTGTTACCAACTTGAAAAGCAGAGCACGAATGATCAGCACATCTGAAGAAATAGCACAAGTTGGTACAATATCTGCAAATGGAGAGAGAGAAATTGGTGAGTTAATTGCAAAGGCCATGGAGAAGGTCGGCAAAGAGGGAGTTATTACAATCCAA GATGGGAAGACTTTATATAATGAGTTGGAAGTTGTTGAGGGAATGAAGCTGGACAGGGGTTACATATCCCCTTATTTCATAACCAACCAGAAAAACCAAAAATGT GAATTAGATGATCCTCTCATTCTGATCCATGAGAAGAAAATATCAAGTATAAATGCTGTGGTGAAAGTATTAGAGTTGGCTTTGAAG AGACAAAGGCCCTTGTTGATAGTTTCTGAAGATGTGGAAAGTGAAGCATTAGCAACCCTTATTCTAAACAAACTTCGCGCTGGAATTAAG GTGTGTGCCATAAAAGCTCCTGGTTTTGGAGAGAACAGGAAGTCTGGGCTGCAGGATCTTGCTGTTCTCACAGGCGGTCAG gtGATAACGGAAGAACTTGGCCTCAATCTTGATAAGGTGGATATAGATATGCTTGGCAGTTGCAAAAAG GTTACAGTGTCCAAGGATGATACTGTTATTCTTGATGGTGCTGGTGACAAGAAGGCCATTGAGGAAAGATGTGAACAG ATAAGGTCTGCAATAGAGTTAAGCACTTCTGACTATGACAAAGAGAAATTGCAAGAAAGACTGGCAAAGCTTTCTGGAGGTGTTGCTGTACTCAAG ATTGGAGGAGCTAGTGAAGCTGAAGTTGGTGAGAAGAAAGATAGGGTTACAGATGCTTTAAATGCTACAAAGGCAGCAGTAGAAGAGGGTATTGTGGCTG GTGGTGGTGTTGCTCTTCTTTATGCCTCAAAAGAGTTGGATAAGTTGCAGACTGCCAACTTTGACCAGAAGATTGGTGTCCAGATCATTCAGAATGCTCTAAAG ACTCCAGTACATACAATAGCAAGTAATGCTGGAGTTGAGGGAGCTGTTATTGTTGGTAAGCTTTTGGAGCAAGAGAACCATGATCTTGGTTATGATGCTGCCAAAG GAGAGTATGTTGATATGGTGAAAGCAGGGATTATTGACCCATTGAAAGTAATTAGAACTGCTTTGGTTGATGCGGCAAG CGTGTCATCATTGATGACAACAACAGAAGCTGTTGTATCTGAACTTCCAAAAGATGAGAAGGATGTTCCAGCAATGGCCCCTGGCATGGGCATGGATTATTGA
- the LOC110632197 gene encoding PHD finger protein ING1 isoform X2 yields the protein MSFLDEFQANLESLPIILQKKYALLRDLDKSLREIQRQNEQLCEQEIKDIQRGVKAGNITADTLLIRFSDEALDEQKHSIRIADEKVALAVQAYDLVDAHIQQLDQYLKKFDEELSRERESVAATTLPGSSLDGSAKSGRGSGGGRGGHKKTHLAAAAATTAATSANSTGIELDCPVDPNEPTYCFCQQVSYGEMVACDNPHCTIEWFHFGCVGLKEQPKGKWYCSDCASLKNRRKGISFC from the exons ATGTCTTTCCTCGATGAATTCCAAGCCA ATCTGGAATCACTGCCCATTATTCTGCAGAAGAAGTATGCCTTGTTACGTGATCTAGATAAAAGTTTGCGGG AAATCCAAAGGCAAAATGAACAACTTTGTGAACAAGAAATAAAGGATATTCAGCGAGGAGTTAAGGCTGGAAATATTACAGCTGATACCTTACTTATCAGATTCTCTGATGAGGCACTTGATGAGCAAAAGCATAGCATCAGAATTGCTGATGAAAAGGTTGCATTGGCTGTCCAAGCATATGATTTG GTAGATGCACACATACAACAACTTGATCAATATTTAAAAAAGTTTGATGAAGAACTTAGTCGTG AAAGAGAGAGCGTTGCAGCAACTACATTGCCTGGTTCAAGTCTTGATGGCAGTGCTAAATCCGGAAGGGGTAGTGGGGGTGGTAGAGGAGGGCACAAAAA AACACACCTGGCTGCAGCAGCAGCAACAACAGCAGCAACTTCTGCAAATTCCACTGGTATAGAATTAGATTGTCCAGTGGACCCAAATGAACCAACCTACTGTTTCTGCCAGCAAGTTAGCTATGGGGAGATGGTAGCTTGTGATAACCCTCAT TGCACCATAGAATGGTTCCATTTTGGCTGTGTTGGGCTGAAAGAACAACCGAAAGGAAAATGGTATTGTTCAGATTGTGCTTCTTTGAAAAATCGCCGGAAAG GAATTTCGTTTTGTTGA
- the LOC110632197 gene encoding PHD finger protein ING1 isoform X1, whose amino-acid sequence MSFLDEFQASTDLESLPIILQKKYALLRDLDKSLREIQRQNEQLCEQEIKDIQRGVKAGNITADTLLIRFSDEALDEQKHSIRIADEKVALAVQAYDLVDAHIQQLDQYLKKFDEELSRERESVAATTLPGSSLDGSAKSGRGSGGGRGGHKKTHLAAAAATTAATSANSTGIELDCPVDPNEPTYCFCQQVSYGEMVACDNPHCTIEWFHFGCVGLKEQPKGKWYCSDCASLKNRRKGISFC is encoded by the exons ATGTCTTTCCTCGATGAATTCCAAGCCA GTACAGATCTGGAATCACTGCCCATTATTCTGCAGAAGAAGTATGCCTTGTTACGTGATCTAGATAAAAGTTTGCGGG AAATCCAAAGGCAAAATGAACAACTTTGTGAACAAGAAATAAAGGATATTCAGCGAGGAGTTAAGGCTGGAAATATTACAGCTGATACCTTACTTATCAGATTCTCTGATGAGGCACTTGATGAGCAAAAGCATAGCATCAGAATTGCTGATGAAAAGGTTGCATTGGCTGTCCAAGCATATGATTTG GTAGATGCACACATACAACAACTTGATCAATATTTAAAAAAGTTTGATGAAGAACTTAGTCGTG AAAGAGAGAGCGTTGCAGCAACTACATTGCCTGGTTCAAGTCTTGATGGCAGTGCTAAATCCGGAAGGGGTAGTGGGGGTGGTAGAGGAGGGCACAAAAA AACACACCTGGCTGCAGCAGCAGCAACAACAGCAGCAACTTCTGCAAATTCCACTGGTATAGAATTAGATTGTCCAGTGGACCCAAATGAACCAACCTACTGTTTCTGCCAGCAAGTTAGCTATGGGGAGATGGTAGCTTGTGATAACCCTCAT TGCACCATAGAATGGTTCCATTTTGGCTGTGTTGGGCTGAAAGAACAACCGAAAGGAAAATGGTATTGTTCAGATTGTGCTTCTTTGAAAAATCGCCGGAAAG GAATTTCGTTTTGTTGA
- the LOC110632193 gene encoding heavy metal-associated isoprenylated plant protein 28: MTIIEMRVHMDCAGCESKVKNALQKLKGVDDVDVDMGLQKVTVTGWADQKKVLKTVRKTGRRAELWQLPYNPEHHSYATHYYDQHQVNGPLTYYAPQPSSSYNYYKHGYDSSDHRHYRHPVQSSIFGHQTGAAFSDENPHGCSIM, from the exons ATGACA ATCATAGAGATGAGGGTACATATGGATTGCGCTGGCTGCGAGAGCAAGGTTAAAAATGCTCTACAGAAACTAAAAG GAGTAGATGATGTTGATGTCGATATGGGGTTGCAGAAGGTGACGGTCACCGGATGGGCTGACCAGAAAAAAGTGCTTAAAACAGTTAGAAAGACAGGAAGAAGGGCAGAGCTATGGCAATTACCCTATAATCCAGAGCATCATAGCTATGCCACTCACTACTATGATCAACACCAGGTTAATGGTCCCTTGACCTACTATGCCCCTCAGCCTTCCTCTTCTTACAACTATTATAAGCATGGATATGATAGCAGTGATCATAGGCATTATCGTCATCCTGTACAATCCTCCATCTTTGGCCACCAGACTGGTGCAGCTTTCAGCGATGAAAACCCTCACGGTTGTTCAATTATGTGA
- the LOC110632197 gene encoding PHD finger protein ING1 isoform X3, whose amino-acid sequence MSFLDEFQASTDLESLPIILQKKYALLRDLDKSLREIQRQNEQLCEQEIKDIQRGVKAGNITADTLLIRFSDEALDEQKHSIRIADEKVALAVQAYDLVDAHIQQLDQYLKKFDEELSRERESVAATTLPGSSLDGSAKSGRGSGGGRGGHKKTHLAAAAATTAATSANSTGIELDCPVDPNEPTYCFCQQVSYGEMVACDNPHCTIEWFHFGCVGLKEQPKGKWYCSDCASLKNRRKGR is encoded by the exons ATGTCTTTCCTCGATGAATTCCAAGCCA GTACAGATCTGGAATCACTGCCCATTATTCTGCAGAAGAAGTATGCCTTGTTACGTGATCTAGATAAAAGTTTGCGGG AAATCCAAAGGCAAAATGAACAACTTTGTGAACAAGAAATAAAGGATATTCAGCGAGGAGTTAAGGCTGGAAATATTACAGCTGATACCTTACTTATCAGATTCTCTGATGAGGCACTTGATGAGCAAAAGCATAGCATCAGAATTGCTGATGAAAAGGTTGCATTGGCTGTCCAAGCATATGATTTG GTAGATGCACACATACAACAACTTGATCAATATTTAAAAAAGTTTGATGAAGAACTTAGTCGTG AAAGAGAGAGCGTTGCAGCAACTACATTGCCTGGTTCAAGTCTTGATGGCAGTGCTAAATCCGGAAGGGGTAGTGGGGGTGGTAGAGGAGGGCACAAAAA AACACACCTGGCTGCAGCAGCAGCAACAACAGCAGCAACTTCTGCAAATTCCACTGGTATAGAATTAGATTGTCCAGTGGACCCAAATGAACCAACCTACTGTTTCTGCCAGCAAGTTAGCTATGGGGAGATGGTAGCTTGTGATAACCCTCAT TGCACCATAGAATGGTTCCATTTTGGCTGTGTTGGGCTGAAAGAACAACCGAAAGGAAAATGGTATTGTTCAGATTGTGCTTCTTTGAAAAATCGCCGGAAAGGTAGATGA
- the LOC110632194 gene encoding NADH dehydrogenase [ubiquinone] 1 alpha subcomplex subunit 13-B, whose translation MTEAVIRKKPGMASVKDMPILQDGPPPGGFPPVRYARRIPNKGPSAMAIFLAAFGAFSYGMYQVGQGNKIRRALKEEKYAARRAILPVLQAEEDERFVKEWKKYLEYEAEVMKDVPGWKVGENVYNSGKWMPPATGELRPDVW comes from the exons ATGACGGAGGCTGTGATTAGGAAGAAGCCTGGGATGGCGAGCGTGAAGGACATGCCGATTCTCCAAGACGGCCCGCCTCCTGGTGGCTTCCCGCCAGTCCGGTACGCCCGTCGGATCCCCAACAAGGGACCCAGCGCCATGGCCATCTTCCTTGCTGCTTTTGGCGCTTTCTCCTATGGGATGTATCAAGTGGGTCAAGGCAACAAGATTCGCAG ggcactcaaggaagAGAAATACGCTGCTCGCAGAGCAATATTACCTGTACTTCAagctgaagaagatgaaag atTTGTCAAAGAGTGGAAGAAGTATCTGGAGTACGAGGCAGAAGTAATGAAGGACGTACCTGGTTGGAAAGTTGGTGAGAATGTCTATAATTCTGGGAAATGGATGCCCCCAGCAACTGGTGAGCTGAGGCCAGATGTCTGGTGA
- the LOC110632197 gene encoding PHD finger protein ING1 isoform X4, giving the protein MSFLDEFQANLESLPIILQKKYALLRDLDKSLREIQRQNEQLCEQEIKDIQRGVKAGNITADTLLIRFSDEALDEQKHSIRIADEKVALAVQAYDLVDAHIQQLDQYLKKFDEELSRERESVAATTLPGSSLDGSAKSGRGSGGGRGGHKKTHLAAAAATTAATSANSTGIELDCPVDPNEPTYCFCQQVSYGEMVACDNPHCTIEWFHFGCVGLKEQPKGKWYCSDCASLKNRRKGR; this is encoded by the exons ATGTCTTTCCTCGATGAATTCCAAGCCA ATCTGGAATCACTGCCCATTATTCTGCAGAAGAAGTATGCCTTGTTACGTGATCTAGATAAAAGTTTGCGGG AAATCCAAAGGCAAAATGAACAACTTTGTGAACAAGAAATAAAGGATATTCAGCGAGGAGTTAAGGCTGGAAATATTACAGCTGATACCTTACTTATCAGATTCTCTGATGAGGCACTTGATGAGCAAAAGCATAGCATCAGAATTGCTGATGAAAAGGTTGCATTGGCTGTCCAAGCATATGATTTG GTAGATGCACACATACAACAACTTGATCAATATTTAAAAAAGTTTGATGAAGAACTTAGTCGTG AAAGAGAGAGCGTTGCAGCAACTACATTGCCTGGTTCAAGTCTTGATGGCAGTGCTAAATCCGGAAGGGGTAGTGGGGGTGGTAGAGGAGGGCACAAAAA AACACACCTGGCTGCAGCAGCAGCAACAACAGCAGCAACTTCTGCAAATTCCACTGGTATAGAATTAGATTGTCCAGTGGACCCAAATGAACCAACCTACTGTTTCTGCCAGCAAGTTAGCTATGGGGAGATGGTAGCTTGTGATAACCCTCAT TGCACCATAGAATGGTTCCATTTTGGCTGTGTTGGGCTGAAAGAACAACCGAAAGGAAAATGGTATTGTTCAGATTGTGCTTCTTTGAAAAATCGCCGGAAAGGTAGATGA